The following proteins are encoded in a genomic region of Pyrus communis chromosome 11, drPyrComm1.1, whole genome shotgun sequence:
- the LOC137707798 gene encoding uncharacterized protein — translation MAQGLWETMAQGVSAAMSRVFHPLVPNTSTGFECQCKPFFEAVQAGRWETAKDFYIQHPEAVRVRHPSSGKTALHIAVEAGHVDIVKELVSLMEGGDLEIKPTQDGRTALAIAAIKGITEMAQCMVTKNEKLLGIPDSNNELPIVLAYLLGHWHMARYLYSVTPLEDLMPDKGPHGATIISNCFTSKEFGKSF, via the exons ATGGCACAAGGTCTTTGGGAGACCATGGCACAAGGTGTTTCGGCGGCCATGTCACGCGTGTTTCATCCATTAGTGCCCAATACAAGCACAG GATTTGAATGTCAGTGTAAACCTTTCTTTGAGGCTGTGCAAGCTGGCCGTTGGGAAACTGCAAAGGACTTTTACATCCAACATCCGGAGGCAGTAAGAGTAAGACATCCATCTTCGGGGAAGACAGCTCTTCACATTGCAGTTGAAGCTGGGCATGTGGATATTGTGAAAGAATTGGTGTCGTTGATGGAAGGGGGCGACTTGGAAATAAAACCAACACAGGATGGTCGGACAGCTCTTGCTATTGCTGCAATTAAAGGGATTACCGAAATGGCTCAATGCATGGTAACAAAGAACGAAAAATTACTCGGCATTCCCGATTCAAACAACGAACTTCCAATTGTGTTAGCTTATTTGCTTGGTCATTGGCATATGGCTCGATATCTCTACTCCGTCACTCCACTTGAAGATTTAATGCCAGACAAAGGACCTCATGGCGCTACAATAATCTCCAATTGTTTTACATCCAAAGAATTTGGTAAAAGTTTTTAA